From Pleurocapsa sp. PCC 7319:
ATTAATTTTAGCTAGTTTCCCTGTCTTGAGAATGATGGTATTTCCCGACGGCAAAGAATTAATAGCAGGTCGTAATCTGCCATCTGACTTAAAACAACGTCAGAGAAAGGGAATAATCGCCTGGGTTGCTACAGAACCTATCTTTAAACGGGAAGTAGCTCAACACAAAACGGGTAATTATTTGGCTGCTTACTTAGCCCGTAATCGAGCGAAAAACTTTCACGCTCAGGAAGCAATTTTAATAGATCGCCAAGGTAATTGGTTAGAAACTAGTACTGGCAATCTTTGGGGTTGGCGAGATGGTTGTTGGTATACTCCCAAATTGGGTTCAGGAATTCTCCCAGGTATAGCGCGATCGCGATTGCTTAATTTACTTCAGAACCAGGGAACTCCGGTGGAGGAAAATATTTGGACATCTGAATTTGTGAGAACACTCCAAGGGATCTCATACTCCAATTGCGTGGTAGAAGTTATCCCCATGAAAAAAATTTTGTTTGCAGATCATCACCAAGACTATTTGCTGGTTAATTTTCCCCAGAATTTAAGTAGCTGTTAAATCGGTTATAATATCCTCAATTTTTGTTACAGCATTGCTAGGGTTGCTGTCCAGATAAGTCCCCATCAATTGTTGCATTTCTGAAACCTCATGGTTAATCCGATCCAAAGCGTCTTGTAATGGTTGTAATTGTTGTTCGTAAAAATCTATTTGAGACTGCTGTTTAACAATACTGAGATTTAACTCGTTCCAGCTATCTTGTTGCTGAGCGATTTCTGACTCCAATTGACTTTTTTGATGCTTCTGTTGCTCGAGATTAGCTTCTAACCTCTGAATACTTTGCTCTATCTGAGCTACTTCTTCGGCTAACTCTTGCTGTTGTTGTTGCAGCTTTTGATGTTGTTCTTCCAAACCTTGCTTAATAGGTTCTAAATCAATATCTTGAATCTCCGAGTCAAAGTCAAAATCAATTATCCCTTGACGACGTTTCAAAACTCGAGAATGTTGTAATAAAACTTGGTGCCTTTCTT
This genomic window contains:
- a CDS encoding aminotransferase class IV; protein product: MFWYDGQLISHNYLQININQPGLLYGASVFTTIRVYEKSLQHPLTYWQAHCDRLSHSIEIFNWQQPNWQTLQQGAELILASFPVLRMMVFPDGKELIAGRNLPSDLKQRQRKGIIAWVATEPIFKREVAQHKTGNYLAAYLARNRAKNFHAQEAILIDRQGNWLETSTGNLWGWRDGCWYTPKLGSGILPGIARSRLLNLLQNQGTPVEENIWTSEFVRTLQGISYSNCVVEVIPMKKILFADHHQDYLLVNFPQNLSSC